A single window of Uloborus diversus isolate 005 chromosome 5, Udiv.v.3.1, whole genome shotgun sequence DNA harbors:
- the LOC129222575 gene encoding peroxisomal biogenesis factor 3-like: MWDLPACLWRHKRKLLIAGGVIGGFAFLQSHLKRKFAEWELRQTAELRNQLQRSSHFESTLKACDSVLISFAPKIKETVCNILDVNPILEQLKQKSSNKDLWQQLKILVFAQVLGEMYAQCLLAVLLRVQMSILAGYVYAIRSSNKSDGTNQYEQTLYLSNISNFLTSGISTLLIPIQNCVENVLSSVPLNRPLKLQDVSDILSAVCKDLSEESLLPNISSELVQMSNDTTDDYFLQKMCSETRDVLECADFERVLSLGVERGVSFLMDRLSECYVFLSEEKNNFVNPNDFAAPLARLIPMMYKVFSQHEPSEPGALVHAMLQLEPLNTFAANIYESFSQTEL; the protein is encoded by the coding sequence ATGTGGGATCTTCCTGCTTGTTTATGGCGTCATAAGAGGAAACTGCTGATTGCCGGTGGGGTGATCGGTGGGTTTGCCTTTCTTCAGTCACAtctgaaaagaaaatttgcagaGTGGGAGTTACGTCAGACTGCCGAACTCCGTAATCAACTCCAACGCTCATCCCACTTCGAAAGCACTCTAAAAGCATGCGATTCAGTGCTCATTTCTTTTGCGCCGAAGATCAAAGAAACCGTATGCAACATTCTCGATGTCAACCCCATATTGGAGCAACTCAAGCAAAAATCATCGAATAAAGACCTGTGgcagcagttaaaaattttagttttcgcACAAGTTTTGGGAGAAATGTATGCACAGTGTTTATTAGCTGTTCTGCTTCGGGTACAAATGAGTATTTTAGCTGGGTATGTGTATGCTATTCGAAGTTCTAATAAGTCTGACGGTACTAATCAGTACGAACAAACCTTGTATTTGTCCAACATTTCAAACTTTCTAACTAGTGGCATCAGTACCTTGCTTATCCCCATACAAAACTGCGTAGAAAACGTCCTGAGTTCTGTTCCTTTGAACCGTCCCTTAAAGTTGCAAGATGTCAGCGACATTCTTTCTGCAGTTTGCAAGGATCTCTCCGAAGAATCGCTCTTACCCAACATATCCAGCGAATTAGTACAAATGTCGAATGATACTACCGACGATTATTTTCTACAGAAGATGTGTTCGGAAACCCGAGATGTCTTGGAGTGTGCTGATTTCGAAAGAGTGTTGTCCCTCGGTGTTGAACGTGGCGTCTCTTTCCTGATGGATAGACTGTCTGAGTGCTACGTCTTTCTCagcgaagaaaaaaataatttcgtgaaTCCAAATGATTTCGCAGCTCCTCTTGCAAGGCTGATACCTATGATGTACAAAGTATTTAGTCAACATGAACCATCTGAGCCAGGTGCTTTAGTACACGCTATGCTGCAGTTAGAGCCATTGAACACATTTGCTGCTAATATTTATGAGTCGTTCAGTCAGACTGAATTATAA